In Pedobacter heparinus DSM 2366, the following are encoded in one genomic region:
- a CDS encoding family 43 glycosylhydrolase, with product MKTIPFFLALIWLLMVTCGKKNVPQEPQPTGTGPSANPVQYRNPVFEPILADPSIIKGTDGWYYGYGTEDDWGDGKGNRLVPVVRSLDLVRWSLVGNAFTAKPVWKAEGGLWAVDVVRVNNLYHMYYSFSLWADRNPAIGLAVANSPAGPFVDKGKLFFSEEIGVPVSIDPHYYEENGKKYLFFGSYSSQTVQGTYAVELTADGYAVKDINQKTNIAAGDFEAVMIHKRGNYYYFFGSKGSCCDGAASTYNVRVARSENLLGPYLDQAGKNIVQRGNGTLILQGNSKFAGPGHNAKIITDKNGTDWLFYHAIDKMNPKVSSGASRRMLMLDKLSWVEGWPVIANGVPSGDIQAGPEL from the coding sequence ATGAAAACCATACCGTTTTTCCTGGCTTTGATCTGGCTTTTAATGGTAACCTGCGGCAAAAAAAATGTGCCGCAGGAACCGCAACCAACTGGAACTGGTCCCAGCGCCAACCCAGTACAATACAGAAACCCTGTATTTGAACCAATACTTGCAGATCCAAGCATCATAAAAGGTACAGATGGCTGGTATTATGGTTATGGAACAGAAGATGATTGGGGCGATGGAAAGGGAAACAGGCTCGTACCGGTTGTACGTTCACTCGATCTGGTGAGATGGTCCCTGGTTGGAAATGCTTTCACGGCAAAACCTGTATGGAAAGCCGAAGGCGGTTTATGGGCAGTAGATGTGGTGCGGGTAAACAACCTGTACCATATGTACTATTCTTTCTCGCTTTGGGCAGACCGCAATCCTGCCATTGGGCTGGCTGTGGCCAATTCACCTGCAGGGCCATTTGTAGACAAAGGAAAACTTTTTTTTAGTGAGGAGATAGGGGTGCCTGTCTCGATTGATCCGCATTACTACGAAGAAAATGGCAAAAAGTATCTATTTTTCGGTAGTTATAGCTCACAAACCGTTCAGGGAACGTATGCAGTAGAGCTAACTGCAGATGGCTACGCCGTAAAAGACATCAATCAAAAAACAAATATTGCTGCCGGGGATTTTGAAGCCGTAATGATTCACAAAAGAGGCAACTACTATTATTTTTTTGGCTCAAAAGGCAGCTGCTGCGATGGGGCTGCCAGCACTTATAACGTCAGGGTCGCACGATCAGAAAATCTGCTTGGCCCTTACTTGGATCAAGCAGGTAAAAACATTGTGCAGCGAGGAAATGGTACGCTGATCTTGCAGGGCAATTCCAAGTTTGCAGGTCCGGGACACAATGCTAAAATCATTACCGACAAAAACGGGACGGACTGGCTCTTCTACCATGCTATAGATAAAATGAACCCTAAGGTATCCAGCGGTGCAAGCAGAAGAATGCTGATGCTCGATAAGCTCAGTTGGGTAGAGGGATGGCCTGTAATCGCCAATGGGGTTCCGAGCGGCGACATCCAGGCTGGCCCTGAATTATAA
- a CDS encoding BT_3987 domain-containing protein, producing the protein MKKIKLAASIGILMMLAACSKDVKVDLDLPKAEQLKKVYMPQAANPVEVRSVSIVDKDTSFVYSAFLGGPKPATGNITVGFTVMPEKVTAYNQQNSTNYQLMPQGSYVLEALTSVIPAGGQSTGRLNLSIKTKGFLNPFETYLLPVTVTKQTGEGTLNESLATTYYLIAGSYAPGEVPREKTLALGTAGVGNIMLDFDGKLIIKNADGNLLLYPVNVNGTFGTPAQIGVGWNIFNMIFYFGGDRLIARWASGGQDISQYAISKSGAFGGSKSIGQGWGIFTKIIPFKGLLLGVDGAGDMTMYPLDVAGNFDFGRIKKIGTKWNDYKQVFAYQNSLIAIEPGGDMYQIPLSDSGVFGSRRKVGNGWDMYVNVFASGDDLLALDSNGDLWRYRFNPIGFWPLKK; encoded by the coding sequence ATGAAAAAAATTAAATTAGCTGCGTCGATAGGCATTTTAATGATGCTGGCAGCATGTAGTAAAGACGTCAAAGTTGATCTGGATCTTCCTAAAGCAGAGCAGTTGAAAAAGGTATATATGCCGCAAGCTGCCAACCCGGTTGAAGTCCGTTCTGTAAGTATTGTCGATAAGGACACCTCCTTTGTATATAGTGCATTTCTTGGGGGCCCCAAACCAGCAACCGGTAACATTACAGTAGGTTTTACTGTCATGCCGGAAAAAGTTACGGCTTACAATCAGCAAAACAGTACCAATTATCAGCTTATGCCTCAGGGTAGTTATGTGCTCGAGGCCCTTACTTCCGTTATTCCGGCTGGTGGGCAGTCAACAGGCAGGTTAAACCTGTCGATCAAAACAAAAGGCTTTTTAAATCCTTTTGAAACTTATCTCTTGCCTGTTACCGTGACTAAGCAAACCGGAGAAGGAACGCTGAACGAAAGTCTGGCCACCACTTATTACCTGATTGCGGGTTCTTATGCACCGGGCGAGGTGCCGCGTGAAAAAACGCTTGCCTTGGGTACTGCAGGCGTTGGAAACATCATGCTTGATTTTGATGGAAAGCTGATCATAAAAAATGCTGATGGCAACTTATTGCTTTATCCGGTAAATGTAAACGGCACCTTTGGTACACCAGCACAAATTGGTGTGGGATGGAACATTTTCAATATGATCTTTTATTTCGGTGGCGACCGGCTGATTGCCAGATGGGCAAGCGGCGGACAGGACATCAGCCAATATGCCATAAGCAAATCGGGAGCTTTCGGCGGCAGTAAATCGATCGGTCAGGGCTGGGGGATATTTACTAAAATCATTCCGTTCAAAGGGCTTTTACTTGGCGTAGACGGCGCTGGCGATATGACCATGTATCCCCTGGATGTTGCCGGCAACTTTGATTTTGGCAGAATTAAAAAAATCGGTACCAAATGGAACGATTACAAACAGGTTTTCGCTTACCAAAATTCCCTGATCGCGATTGAGCCAGGTGGAGATATGTACCAGATCCCTTTATCAGACAGCGGTGTATTTGGCTCCAGAAGAAAAGTGGGTAATGGCTGGGATATGTATGTAAATGTATTCGCATCTGGTGACGACCTGTTAGCGCTGGATAGCAACGGCGACTTATGGCGCTACCGCTTCAACCCAATCGGTTTCTGGCCCTTAAAGAAATAG
- a CDS encoding RagB/SusD family nutrient uptake outer membrane protein yields MNYKYIFSTLLMLSILTVTSCRKDFLEKTPEEDITIEEAFQKRNYAESFLTDIYAGLPNEIYFTDMADINPFVVASDELNIPWPEKFGKLMNKGSWNSFNVAGQIWKNMYEGIRKANVFLKYIELTPVDADFTQQQKNIWIAEAIYLRAFYHFQLMRIYGAVPILDKALSVDEDFNSIRRKPLQECIEFVVSQCDAAAAVLPMTRSDLRELGRPTGAAALAMKSRVLLYNASPLWNGNPDYANFKDNAGTQLFPLQYEDAKWERAAVAAKECIDKCEEAGYKLFRAYPTDPVKNYQQLFIENNNSEVLFARNSGRDGWMEKCSFPGSLGGWNGWNPTQGQVDAYEMANGETPITGYNANGAPIINSTSGYVETGFSTTSSPNRWAAGVRNMYINRDPRFYATVNFNGSVFVNRQLQFWTSGADGKNTAGRDYNTTGYLLKKFADPSVIISQGKFSLKTWIYYRLGEIYLNYAEALNESKGPVADVYTYMNAIRNRAGMPSLPAGLLKDDMRARIRHERRIELAYETHRYFDTHRWKIAATTDSKPVYGMNITAGSSLTDESYYIRTLVETRVFQGPKHYLFPLPQGEVDKAPNIIQNPGW; encoded by the coding sequence ACTACAAATATATATTCAGCACGCTATTGATGCTGTCAATTTTAACGGTAACCTCCTGCCGCAAAGATTTTCTGGAAAAAACACCGGAAGAAGACATTACCATTGAGGAAGCCTTTCAAAAACGAAACTATGCAGAATCATTTTTGACAGATATCTATGCTGGCTTGCCCAACGAAATTTATTTCACTGACATGGCAGACATCAACCCTTTTGTCGTAGCCTCGGATGAGCTCAATATCCCCTGGCCGGAAAAGTTTGGAAAATTAATGAACAAAGGATCCTGGAATAGCTTTAATGTGGCCGGACAGATCTGGAAAAATATGTATGAAGGTATTAGAAAGGCAAATGTATTTCTGAAATACATTGAACTAACGCCGGTGGATGCTGATTTTACACAGCAACAAAAAAACATCTGGATAGCTGAGGCCATATACCTTCGGGCATTTTATCATTTCCAGTTAATGCGGATCTATGGGGCAGTTCCCATTTTGGATAAGGCGTTGAGTGTAGATGAAGACTTCAATTCAATCCGACGCAAACCCTTACAAGAATGCATAGAGTTTGTGGTAAGTCAATGTGATGCTGCAGCCGCAGTGTTGCCCATGACCCGATCAGATTTACGTGAACTTGGTCGCCCAACTGGTGCCGCTGCCCTGGCAATGAAGTCCAGAGTATTGCTTTATAACGCCAGTCCGCTTTGGAACGGAAACCCGGACTATGCCAACTTTAAAGACAATGCCGGCACACAACTTTTTCCCCTGCAGTATGAGGATGCCAAATGGGAGCGGGCAGCAGTTGCAGCAAAAGAATGCATAGACAAATGTGAAGAAGCCGGTTATAAGCTCTTTCGCGCTTATCCAACTGATCCGGTAAAGAATTATCAGCAGCTATTTATCGAAAATAACAACTCCGAAGTGCTGTTTGCACGCAATTCAGGTAGAGATGGCTGGATGGAAAAATGCTCCTTTCCCGGAAGCTTAGGGGGATGGAATGGATGGAACCCAACCCAGGGCCAGGTAGATGCTTATGAAATGGCCAACGGCGAAACCCCGATTACCGGTTACAATGCCAACGGTGCACCAATCATCAATAGCACATCAGGCTATGTAGAAACAGGGTTCAGCACAACATCAAGTCCGAACAGATGGGCTGCCGGTGTAAGAAATATGTACATCAACCGCGATCCGAGGTTTTACGCTACCGTTAATTTCAATGGTTCAGTATTTGTCAACAGACAGTTGCAGTTCTGGACATCGGGTGCAGATGGCAAAAATACGGCAGGCCGTGACTACAATACAACCGGTTATCTGTTGAAAAAATTTGCAGACCCATCTGTAATTATATCTCAAGGGAAATTTTCATTGAAAACGTGGATCTATTACCGTCTGGGTGAAATTTATCTCAACTATGCCGAAGCCCTGAACGAATCTAAAGGGCCTGTCGCCGATGTATACACCTATATGAACGCCATACGAAACCGCGCCGGGATGCCATCACTGCCAGCAGGCCTGTTAAAAGATGACATGCGCGCCAGGATCCGTCATGAACGGAGGATTGAACTGGCCTATGAAACACACCGGTATTTCGATACACACCGTTGGAAAATCGCAGCAACTACAGACAGCAAACCGGTATATGGGATGAACATAACCGCCGGAAGTTCTCTGACAGATGAAAGTTATTACATCAGGACACTGGTCGAAACAAGGGTTTTCCAGGGTCCAAAACATTACCTGTTCCCATTGCCGCAGGGTGAAGTGGATAAGGCACCAAATATTATACAAAATCCAGGATGGTAG